Proteins encoded within one genomic window of Parolsenella massiliensis:
- the trpS gene encoding tryptophan--tRNA ligase, whose translation MPNEGSYEVALRRSDAIRADLPDNPGNYTMLTGDRPTGRLHLGHYFGTLKGRVELQNMGVRTNVLIADYQVITDRDTTEHIQDNVYNMVMDYLACGIDPDKTMIYTHSAVPAANQLMLPFLSLVTEAELQRNPTVKAEMEASGHELTGLLLTYPVHQACDILFCKGNVVPVGRDQLPHIELTRLIARRFNNRYGKVFPEVDALLSDTPLLPGLDGRKMSKSYGNAISISMTPEETAKRIKKSQTDGERMITFDPENRPGVSGLLSTAAICTDRDPVEIAEEIGMGGAGMLKKYTTEAVNNRFAEIRERRHAYENDLDYVKDVLHEGNRRANEIANATLAEVREAMGMVY comes from the coding sequence ATGCCCAACGAGGGAAGCTACGAGGTTGCGCTGCGCCGCAGCGACGCCATTCGCGCGGACCTGCCCGACAACCCCGGCAACTACACGATGCTCACCGGTGACAGGCCGACGGGACGCCTGCACCTGGGCCACTACTTCGGCACGCTGAAGGGCCGCGTCGAGCTTCAGAACATGGGCGTGCGCACGAACGTCCTGATCGCGGACTACCAGGTCATCACCGACCGCGACACCACCGAGCACATCCAGGACAACGTCTACAACATGGTCATGGACTACCTTGCCTGCGGCATCGACCCCGACAAGACCATGATCTACACGCACTCCGCCGTGCCCGCGGCCAACCAGTTGATGCTGCCGTTCCTCTCCCTGGTCACCGAGGCGGAGCTCCAGCGCAACCCCACGGTGAAGGCCGAGATGGAGGCAAGCGGGCACGAGCTCACCGGCCTTCTGCTCACCTATCCGGTCCACCAGGCGTGCGACATCCTGTTCTGCAAGGGCAACGTCGTCCCCGTGGGCCGCGACCAGCTGCCTCACATCGAGCTCACCCGCCTCATCGCCCGCAGGTTCAACAACCGCTACGGCAAGGTCTTCCCCGAGGTCGACGCACTGCTCTCCGACACGCCGCTGCTCCCCGGCCTGGACGGACGCAAGATGAGCAAGTCCTACGGCAACGCCATCTCCATCTCCATGACGCCCGAGGAGACCGCCAAGCGCATCAAGAAGAGCCAGACCGACGGCGAGCGCATGATCACGTTCGACCCTGAGAACCGACCGGGCGTCTCTGGTCTCCTCTCCACCGCCGCCATCTGCACGGACCGCGATCCGGTTGAGATTGCCGAGGAGATCGGCATGGGCGGCGCCGGCATGCTGAAGAAGTACACGACCGAGGCCGTCAACAATCGCTTCGCCGAGATTCGCGAGCGTCGCCACGCCTACGAGAACGACCTCGACTACGTGAAGGACGTCCTGCACGAAGGCAACCGCCGCGCCAACGAAATCGCAAACGCCACCCTCGCCGAGGTCCGCGAGGCTATGGGGATGGTGTACTAG
- a CDS encoding C-GCAxxG-C-C family protein produces the protein MESRITKADELHRKGYNCAQAVACTYCDLVGVDEAEAFRGMEAFGRGMGGMATTCGAISGAVYLAGLVASDGALDAPATKRESYKLSERIVSAFAEKNGAVTCHELKGIDCDHGMLRSCPGCIEDACAIVEQILFADKF, from the coding sequence ATGGAGTCGAGGATCACCAAGGCCGACGAGCTTCACCGCAAGGGCTACAACTGTGCCCAGGCCGTCGCCTGTACCTACTGCGACCTCGTGGGCGTTGACGAGGCCGAGGCGTTTCGCGGCATGGAGGCGTTTGGCCGCGGCATGGGAGGCATGGCGACCACGTGCGGCGCCATCTCCGGTGCCGTGTACCTTGCGGGCCTTGTGGCCAGCGATGGCGCGCTCGACGCGCCTGCGACCAAGCGCGAGAGTTACAAGCTCTCCGAGCGGATCGTAAGCGCGTTTGCCGAGAAGAACGGTGCCGTCACCTGCCACGAGCTCAAGGGCATCGACTGCGACCACGGGATGCTGCGCAGCTGTCCCGGCTGCATCGAGGACGCCTGTGCCATCGTCGAGCAGATCCTGTTCGCGGACAAGTTCTAA